Proteins encoded in a region of the Xiphophorus couchianus chromosome 11, X_couchianus-1.0, whole genome shotgun sequence genome:
- the mpzl1l gene encoding myelin protein zero-like 1 like isoform X5 produces the protein MEPRWTKSVCMAVLWSGCLLCVIFVTGPACAITVYADSEVIVQNGTTAVLRCTFDSSEVVTKATSVSWSFQSNQPDSQYYSAPYVIFYFADGKAYPGQEEFKHRVQFVGDINKKDASLQLSPAQFSDNGTFFCDVKNPPDVSGTQGRTELRVVQKESLPQTNTKIVILAVCGALILLIAVAIAACFAVRVIQNRHDYEGCTSLEGASSEAPRPLKKAESSREGTRSTGPLGPLQGPVIYVQLDHSGSKNSFHKMEPVVYADIRKN, from the exons TCACGGGACCCGCATGTGCAATCACCGTGTACGCCGACTCCGAGGTGATAGTGCAGAACGGCACAACGGCAGTCCTGCGCTGCACCTTTGACTCCAGTGAAGTGGTGACCAAAGCCACCAGTGTGAGCTGGAGCTTCCAGTCCAATCAGCCCGACAGTCAATACTACTCAGCTCCATACGTG ATTTTCTACTTTGCCGACGGAAAAGCATATCCAGGACAAGAAGAATTCAAACACAGGGTTCAGTTTGTGGGAGACATCAACAAGAAGGACGCTTCGTTACAGCTGAGTCCGGCTCAGTTCAGCGACAACGGGACCTTCTTCTGCGACGTGAAGAACCCGCCCGACGTGTCGGGGACTCAGGGCCGAACGGAGCTCAGGGTTGTTCAGAAAG AGTCTCTCCCTCAGACCAACACTAAGATTGTAATCTTAGCAGTGTGTGGTGCTTTAATTCTGCTCATCGCCGTCGCTATAGCCGCCTGCTTCGCCGTACGGGTGATTCAAAACCGGCACGATTACGAAGG ATGTACGTCCCTGGAAGGCGCGAGCTCTGAAGCTCCGCGGCCGCTAAAGAAGGCGGAGTCCAGCCGGGAGGGCACCAGGTCGACCGGCCCCTTGGGTCCGCTGCAG GGCCCGGTGATATACGTCCAGTTGGATCACTCAGGCAGTAAAAACTCGTTCCATAAGATGGAGCCCGTGGTCTACGCTGACATCCGTAAAAACTGA
- the mpzl1l gene encoding myelin protein zero-like 1 like isoform X2, whose product MEPRWTKSVCMAVLWSGCLLCVIFVTGPACAITVYADSEVIVQNGTTAVLRCTFDSSEVVTKATSVSWSFQSNQPDSQYYSAPYVIFYFADGKAYPGQEEFKHRVQFVGDINKKDASLQLSPAQFSDNGTFFCDVKNPPDVSGTQGRTELRVVQKESLPQTNTKIVILAVCGALILLIAVAIAACFAVRVIQNRHDYEGCTSLEGASSEAPRPLKKAESSREGTRSTGPLGPLQVGAPGRRNPPGATISKGPVIYVQLDHSGSKNSFHKMEPVVYADIRKN is encoded by the exons TCACGGGACCCGCATGTGCAATCACCGTGTACGCCGACTCCGAGGTGATAGTGCAGAACGGCACAACGGCAGTCCTGCGCTGCACCTTTGACTCCAGTGAAGTGGTGACCAAAGCCACCAGTGTGAGCTGGAGCTTCCAGTCCAATCAGCCCGACAGTCAATACTACTCAGCTCCATACGTG ATTTTCTACTTTGCCGACGGAAAAGCATATCCAGGACAAGAAGAATTCAAACACAGGGTTCAGTTTGTGGGAGACATCAACAAGAAGGACGCTTCGTTACAGCTGAGTCCGGCTCAGTTCAGCGACAACGGGACCTTCTTCTGCGACGTGAAGAACCCGCCCGACGTGTCGGGGACTCAGGGCCGAACGGAGCTCAGGGTTGTTCAGAAAG AGTCTCTCCCTCAGACCAACACTAAGATTGTAATCTTAGCAGTGTGTGGTGCTTTAATTCTGCTCATCGCCGTCGCTATAGCCGCCTGCTTCGCCGTACGGGTGATTCAAAACCGGCACGATTACGAAGG ATGTACGTCCCTGGAAGGCGCGAGCTCTGAAGCTCCGCGGCCGCTAAAGAAGGCGGAGTCCAGCCGGGAGGGCACCAGGTCGACCGGCCCCTTGGGTCCGCTGCAGGTAGGAGCTCCAGGACGAAGAAATCCACCGGGTGCCACTATTTCAAAG GGCCCGGTGATATACGTCCAGTTGGATCACTCAGGCAGTAAAAACTCGTTCCATAAGATGGAGCCCGTGGTCTACGCTGACATCCGTAAAAACTGA
- the mpzl1l gene encoding myelin protein zero-like 1 like isoform X4, which produces MEPRWTKSVCMAVLWSGCLLCVIFVTGPACAITVYADSEVIVQNGTTAVLRCTFDSSEVVTKATSVSWSFQSNQPDSQYYSAPYVIFYFADGKAYPGQEEFKHRVQFVGDINKKDASLQLSPAQFSDNGTFFCDVKNPPDVSGTQGRTELRVVQKAESLPQTNTKIVILAVCGALILLIAVAIAACFAVRVIQNRHDYEGCTSLEGASSEAPRPLKKAESSREGTRSTGPLGPLQACCQVCQK; this is translated from the exons TCACGGGACCCGCATGTGCAATCACCGTGTACGCCGACTCCGAGGTGATAGTGCAGAACGGCACAACGGCAGTCCTGCGCTGCACCTTTGACTCCAGTGAAGTGGTGACCAAAGCCACCAGTGTGAGCTGGAGCTTCCAGTCCAATCAGCCCGACAGTCAATACTACTCAGCTCCATACGTG ATTTTCTACTTTGCCGACGGAAAAGCATATCCAGGACAAGAAGAATTCAAACACAGGGTTCAGTTTGTGGGAGACATCAACAAGAAGGACGCTTCGTTACAGCTGAGTCCGGCTCAGTTCAGCGACAACGGGACCTTCTTCTGCGACGTGAAGAACCCGCCCGACGTGTCGGGGACTCAGGGCCGAACGGAGCTCAGGGTTGTTCAGAAAG CAGAGTCTCTCCCTCAGACCAACACTAAGATTGTAATCTTAGCAGTGTGTGGTGCTTTAATTCTGCTCATCGCCGTCGCTATAGCCGCCTGCTTCGCCGTACGGGTGATTCAAAACCGGCACGATTACGAAGG ATGTACGTCCCTGGAAGGCGCGAGCTCTGAAGCTCCGCGGCCGCTAAAGAAGGCGGAGTCCAGCCGGGAGGGCACCAGGTCGACCGGCCCCTTGGGTCCGCTGCAG GCATGTTGTCAGGTCTGTCAGAAGTGA
- the mpzl1l gene encoding myelin protein zero-like 1 like isoform X3: MEPRWTKSVCMAVLWSGCLLCVIFVTGPACAITVYADSEVIVQNGTTAVLRCTFDSSEVVTKATSVSWSFQSNQPDSQYYSAPYVIFYFADGKAYPGQEEFKHRVQFVGDINKKDASLQLSPAQFSDNGTFFCDVKNPPDVSGTQGRTELRVVQKAESLPQTNTKIVILAVCGALILLIAVAIAACFAVRVIQNRHDYEGCTSLEGASSEAPRPLKKAESSREGTRSTGPLGPLQGPVIYVQLDHSGSKNSFHKMEPVVYADIRKN; encoded by the exons TCACGGGACCCGCATGTGCAATCACCGTGTACGCCGACTCCGAGGTGATAGTGCAGAACGGCACAACGGCAGTCCTGCGCTGCACCTTTGACTCCAGTGAAGTGGTGACCAAAGCCACCAGTGTGAGCTGGAGCTTCCAGTCCAATCAGCCCGACAGTCAATACTACTCAGCTCCATACGTG ATTTTCTACTTTGCCGACGGAAAAGCATATCCAGGACAAGAAGAATTCAAACACAGGGTTCAGTTTGTGGGAGACATCAACAAGAAGGACGCTTCGTTACAGCTGAGTCCGGCTCAGTTCAGCGACAACGGGACCTTCTTCTGCGACGTGAAGAACCCGCCCGACGTGTCGGGGACTCAGGGCCGAACGGAGCTCAGGGTTGTTCAGAAAG CAGAGTCTCTCCCTCAGACCAACACTAAGATTGTAATCTTAGCAGTGTGTGGTGCTTTAATTCTGCTCATCGCCGTCGCTATAGCCGCCTGCTTCGCCGTACGGGTGATTCAAAACCGGCACGATTACGAAGG ATGTACGTCCCTGGAAGGCGCGAGCTCTGAAGCTCCGCGGCCGCTAAAGAAGGCGGAGTCCAGCCGGGAGGGCACCAGGTCGACCGGCCCCTTGGGTCCGCTGCAG GGCCCGGTGATATACGTCCAGTTGGATCACTCAGGCAGTAAAAACTCGTTCCATAAGATGGAGCCCGTGGTCTACGCTGACATCCGTAAAAACTGA
- the lrrc32 gene encoding LOW QUALITY PROTEIN: transforming growth factor beta activator LRRC32 (The sequence of the model RefSeq protein was modified relative to this genomic sequence to represent the inferred CDS: inserted 1 base in 1 codon), with translation MDFPSPLYGSFPPPGGGRVEPGGXALRGTRWPVGSADTVAHMQRQESAESRWCAVQAPSCEWVRKDVKPAWSGATEKKKISHPLRTMAAFQLLFPLWASCVAAAAHPSPHIAPCQVVQMDVFCSDLSLRSAPRDLPQGVQMLDLSRNQVQNLSLETLGFHTGLHQLNLHSNKIHFIQPGLFKDLKDLRVLDLSRNHLNVFALSKISVGPLAAVESLDLSSNGLYTGMSDYFLAESPSLANLSLDSNSITKIAQNTFSGSSSLRKISLHNNVILEIENGAFDSLDHLTELDLSKNSITCIIDFNLYNLEVLNLRKNSIEFFQSVKSDNSFKLRSLDLSENKMLYFPLLPEKNVLEFLNVSRNHIQTLNTTGRVLNLTNLGDLKYLDMSYNKLKSLPEVFFSNMESLEVLNVSNNCISSFSVTSKDILHKVKVINLSHNSLQSLTFGENSLHSLKKLFLQGNDLTVLDQQIFQRLPSIKYLQLQQNNLQICNSEQNQHGLMPKDQNHQDPIGCVSFSSVYNLYFLYLSENNLRTIPAKAFVKTPLKLLDLSLNPGLDMHQDSLCGLEDSLVHLLLRENNMSSLNTHLTSLKSLKHVDLSTNQLNTLPTWNKDSAIESLNLQNNNLVTLDQSTVLALERSLKTLYMGSNPLSCCDNLGFLHMVQHSTIVVPDIETVTCVHEESPEPVNIEKLTREMCHQPDAPNYTAVVVITLLVVIILLALLVKCFRSRRRKRRRGFHA, from the exons ATGGACTTCCCCAGCCCCTTATATGGCAGCTTCCCCCCCCCAGGTGGCGGGAGGGTGGAACCGGGCG GCGCTCTCAGAGGGACGCGATGGCCGGTCGGGTCGGCAGACACGGTCGCCCACATGCAGAGGCAGGAGTCAGCTGAGAGCCGTTGGTGTGCGGTGCAGGCACCGAGCTGCGAGTGGGTGCGTAAGGATGTAAAACCAGCGTGGTCAGGAGCCACTGAAAAGAAGAAGATTAGTCATCCGCTGAG GACCATGGCCGCCTTCCAGCTGCTCTTCCCGCTGTGGGCCAGCTGTGTGGCCGCGGCCGCACATCCTTCCCCACACATCGCTCCATGCCAAGTT GTCCAGATGGATGTGTTCTGCAGCGATCTAAGTCTCAGGAGCGCACCACGCGACCTTCCTCAGGGAGTCCAAATGCTGGATCTTTCCCGAAACCAGGTTCAAAACCTCTCGTTGGAAACTTTAGGCTTTCACACCGGCCTTCACCAACTGAACCTTCATTCCAACAAGATCCACTTCATCCAGCCAGGACTCTTCAAAGACCTGAAGGATCTGAGAGTCCTGGATCTCTCCCGGAATCACCTGAATGTTTTCGCACTCTCCAAAATAAGCGTTGGCCCTCTCGCGGCTGTGGAGTCATTGGATCTTTCAAGCAATGGGTTGTACACGGGTATGTCAGACTACTTCCTGGCTGAATCCCCATCTCTGGCAAACCTTTCACTGGACAGCAACAGCATCACAAAAATAGCACAGAACACCTTCAGCGGATCATCATCTTTGAGGAAAATTAGTCTCCACAACAATGTCATCCTGGAGATAGAAAATGGAGCTTTCGACTCTTTGGATCATCTGACTGAGCTCGATTTGTCTAAGAATTCAATCACCTGCATCATAGACTTCAACCTTTACAACTTGGAGGTCCTCAATCTCAGGAAGAATAGCATTGAGTTTTTCCAGAGTGTAAAGTCGGATAACTCCTTTAAGCTTCGCTCTCTGGATctgagtgaaaacaaaatgctttactTCCCTCTCCTCCCAGAAAAGAATGTGCTTGAATTTCTGAACGTATCGCGAAACCATATTCAGACTCTCAACACCACAGGGCGTGTCCTGAACCTCACAAATTTGGGTGATTTAAAATACCTGGACATGAGTTACAATAAACTCAAAAGTTTACCTGAAGTTTTCTTTTCCAACATGGAATCACTTGAAGTCCTCAATGTGAGTAACAACTGTATCAGCTCGTTTTCTGTCACATCTAAAGACATTCTGCACAAGGTGAAGGTCATCAATCTAAGCCATAATTCTCTACAGAGTTTGACTTTTGGGGAAAACTCCCTTCACTCCCTGAAAAAGCTCTTTTTACAGGGAAATGATCTTACTGTCTTAGACcagcaaatatttcaaagacTGCCCAGCATCAAGtacctgcagctgcagcagaacaatcTGCAAATCTGTAACAGTGAGCAAAACCAACATGGCTTAATGCCGAAGGACCAAAACCACCAGGATCCAATTGGTTGTGTGTCATTCTCATCTGTTTACAACCTGTACTTCCTGTACCTCTCTGAAAATAATCTGAGGACCATTCCTGCAAAGGCGTTTGTGAAAACCCCCCTGAAATTACTAGACTTGTCCCTAAATCCAGGATTAGACATGCACCAGGACTCCTTGTGTGGCTTGGAGGATTCACTGGTCCATCTGCTGCTGAGGGAAAACAACATGTCAAGCCTAAACACACACCTGACCTCCCTGAAGAGCCTCAAACACGTTGACCTGTCCACCAACCAATTGAACACCCTACCGACCTGGAACAAAGACTCTGCCATTGAGTCCTTGAACCTGCAGAACAACAACCTGGTCACCCTAGACCAGTCCACCGTCCTCGCCTTGGAGCGCTCCTTAAAGACCCTTTACATGGGCTCCAACCCTCTAAGCTGCTGCGACAACCTGGGCTTCCTCCACATGGTGCAGCACTCCACGATCGTTGTTCCTGACATTGAGACCGTGACTTGTGTTCACGAGGAGTCTCCGGAGCCGGTGAACATTGAGAAGTTGACCCGAGAAATGTGTCACCAACCAGATGCCCCAAACTACACGGCGGTTGTCGTGATAACCTTGTTAGTCGTGATTATCCTGCTGGCGCTGCTGGTTAAATGTTTTCGATCAAGGAGACGAAAGCGCAGAAGAGGCTTTCATGCGTAG
- the mpzl1l gene encoding myelin protein zero-like 1 like isoform X1, with protein sequence MEPRWTKSVCMAVLWSGCLLCVIFVTGPACAITVYADSEVIVQNGTTAVLRCTFDSSEVVTKATSVSWSFQSNQPDSQYYSAPYVIFYFADGKAYPGQEEFKHRVQFVGDINKKDASLQLSPAQFSDNGTFFCDVKNPPDVSGTQGRTELRVVQKAESLPQTNTKIVILAVCGALILLIAVAIAACFAVRVIQNRHDYEGCTSLEGASSEAPRPLKKAESSREGTRSTGPLGPLQVGAPGRRNPPGATISKGPVIYVQLDHSGSKNSFHKMEPVVYADIRKN encoded by the exons TCACGGGACCCGCATGTGCAATCACCGTGTACGCCGACTCCGAGGTGATAGTGCAGAACGGCACAACGGCAGTCCTGCGCTGCACCTTTGACTCCAGTGAAGTGGTGACCAAAGCCACCAGTGTGAGCTGGAGCTTCCAGTCCAATCAGCCCGACAGTCAATACTACTCAGCTCCATACGTG ATTTTCTACTTTGCCGACGGAAAAGCATATCCAGGACAAGAAGAATTCAAACACAGGGTTCAGTTTGTGGGAGACATCAACAAGAAGGACGCTTCGTTACAGCTGAGTCCGGCTCAGTTCAGCGACAACGGGACCTTCTTCTGCGACGTGAAGAACCCGCCCGACGTGTCGGGGACTCAGGGCCGAACGGAGCTCAGGGTTGTTCAGAAAG CAGAGTCTCTCCCTCAGACCAACACTAAGATTGTAATCTTAGCAGTGTGTGGTGCTTTAATTCTGCTCATCGCCGTCGCTATAGCCGCCTGCTTCGCCGTACGGGTGATTCAAAACCGGCACGATTACGAAGG ATGTACGTCCCTGGAAGGCGCGAGCTCTGAAGCTCCGCGGCCGCTAAAGAAGGCGGAGTCCAGCCGGGAGGGCACCAGGTCGACCGGCCCCTTGGGTCCGCTGCAGGTAGGAGCTCCAGGACGAAGAAATCCACCGGGTGCCACTATTTCAAAG GGCCCGGTGATATACGTCCAGTTGGATCACTCAGGCAGTAAAAACTCGTTCCATAAGATGGAGCCCGTGGTCTACGCTGACATCCGTAAAAACTGA